One genomic region from Kamptonema formosum PCC 6407 encodes:
- a CDS encoding Mo-dependent nitrogenase C-terminal domain-containing protein, translating into MNVSEYTISDRIVAIPVWIPKEESAVNLPTTAQPQPCDPLRPLRQWLDSIEVKSPKLAHRLCKLIPAQCPFERTVKLFGRQLFHIPPLCKLNPLYDELVALRFRALCYLADVCGEDVTRYC; encoded by the coding sequence ATGAATGTGTCCGAATATACCATATCTGACCGAATTGTAGCAATACCGGTATGGATTCCTAAAGAGGAAAGCGCTGTTAATCTCCCCACAACTGCCCAGCCGCAACCCTGCGATCCTCTGCGCCCCCTGCGTCAATGGCTTGACAGCATAGAAGTTAAAAGCCCCAAATTGGCTCACAGACTGTGCAAGCTAATTCCAGCGCAGTGTCCATTTGAGCGCACTGTCAAGCTTTTTGGTCGTCAACTGTTTCACATCCCCCCCTTATGCAAGCTCAACCCGCTTTACGATGAATTGGTTGCTCTGCGTTTTCGAGCTTTGTGCTATTTGGCGGATGTGTGTGGCGAAGATGTGACGCGCTATTGCTAA
- a CDS encoding tetratricopeptide repeat protein, whose product MTSPTSATDSSSSSKSPPMSLSGALSIFTAFPEYSQGNRLYGLGRYEAAVHHYEKAVEVKPDWCQAWLQLATVLRKLHRYDVVVVCCDRAIGIKPESYKAWVLRGSALLSLHQYQEALVSFEQATQIQPQNYEAWHYRGRALEELHQYQTAAACYRKAIEIKPNLPTIWYRQGCTLLHGDRYAEAVAAFERVVKLQPGNAEAWFYRGLALMKALRYAESVSSYDRAVQLQPENYQAWFNRGIALEKLHRYAEAVNSYDRVIQLQPGDSEAWFYKGMALKHLRPDAAIATLNQAIKINPNFPELWIGFGQVLSEAGHWEGAIASFDKATQLNPNFPEAWLGRGLALAGMEHYREAIIAYSNALQLKGDFLEAWNYRGEALEKLHRYEEAIACFDKVIAMTSELDISSKVGFQRGAALEKLERYAEAIAAYDQVLLLQPDNFEAWLKRGNALALMQRYEDALIAYNQGIAIWPDNYQVWLQRGKNLAKLERCQEAIAAFDKVIQLKPDNCEAWLKRGDVLQKLQRFQDAISSYGVALEIQPDYYEALVSREELRVKGVISGKF is encoded by the coding sequence ATGACATCGCCAACTTCTGCCACTGATAGCTCATCTAGTTCTAAATCTCCTCCTATGTCGCTGTCTGGAGCTTTGAGCATTTTTACAGCGTTCCCAGAGTACAGCCAAGGTAATAGGCTCTATGGTTTGGGAAGGTATGAAGCGGCGGTGCATCATTACGAGAAAGCGGTTGAAGTTAAACCGGACTGGTGTCAGGCTTGGTTGCAGCTAGCTACGGTGCTGAGGAAATTGCATCGGTATGATGTTGTTGTTGTTTGCTGCGATCGCGCCATTGGTATTAAACCAGAAAGCTATAAGGCTTGGGTGTTGCGAGGGAGCGCTTTGTTGAGCTTGCACCAATATCAAGAAGCTCTAGTTTCTTTCGAGCAAGCAACTCAAATTCAACCGCAAAATTATGAAGCGTGGCACTACCGGGGACGAGCTCTAGAGGAATTGCATCAGTACCAAACAGCGGCTGCTTGCTATAGAAAAGCGATCGAAATTAAGCCAAATTTACCTACAATCTGGTATCGCCAAGGCTGTACGCTGCTGCACGGCGATCGCTATGCTGAGGCTGTGGCTGCTTTTGAGCGAGTAGTTAAACTCCAGCCTGGTAACGCTGAAGCTTGGTTTTACAGAGGTTTGGCGTTAATGAAAGCGCTGCGGTACGCTGAGTCTGTGAGTTCTTACGATCGAGCGGTGCAACTGCAACCAGAAAATTATCAAGCTTGGTTTAATCGCGGAATTGCTTTGGAGAAATTGCACCGATACGCAGAAGCGGTGAATTCTTACGATCGCGTGATTCAATTGCAGCCGGGAGACAGCGAAGCCTGGTTTTATAAAGGTATGGCGCTTAAGCATTTGCGACCGGATGCGGCGATCGCAACTTTAAATCAGGCGATTAAAATTAATCCCAATTTTCCCGAATTGTGGATCGGTTTCGGTCAAGTTCTATCGGAGGCGGGACACTGGGAAGGAGCGATCGCTTCCTTTGATAAGGCAACTCAACTCAATCCGAATTTCCCCGAAGCTTGGCTGGGAAGAGGTTTAGCTTTAGCAGGAATGGAACATTACAGAGAAGCGATTATTGCTTATAGTAATGCCCTGCAACTGAAAGGCGATTTCTTAGAAGCTTGGAACTACAGGGGTGAGGCTTTGGAAAAGTTGCATCGCTACGAAGAAGCGATCGCCTGTTTTGATAAAGTGATTGCCATGACTTCAGAGTTGGATATTTCTTCTAAGGTGGGGTTTCAGCGGGGTGCGGCCTTAGAAAAGTTGGAACGTTATGCAGAAGCGATCGCTGCTTATGACCAGGTACTTCTCCTTCAGCCAGATAATTTTGAAGCTTGGTTGAAGCGGGGAAATGCCTTAGCCTTAATGCAACGCTATGAAGATGCTTTGATTGCTTACAACCAAGGAATTGCAATCTGGCCAGATAACTATCAAGTCTGGTTGCAGCGTGGTAAGAATTTAGCAAAATTGGAAAGATGTCAAGAGGCGATCGCTGCTTTTGATAAAGTGATTCAACTCAAACCGGACAACTGCGAAGCTTGGTTAAAACGGGGTGATGTTCTGCAAAAATTGCAGCGGTTTCAAGATGCGATTAGTTCTTATGGTGTGGCTTTAGAAATTCAGCCTGATTATTATGAAGCGCTAGTAAGTAGAGAGGAATTAAGGGTTAAGGGTGTAATTAGTGGGAAGTTTTGA
- a CDS encoding DUF1499 domain-containing protein, producing the protein MQKTETGSSLLNKVLVIIISLLVVTAIALPTTLAISGENTMFAGKRPTNLGVKSGQLAPCPNSPNCVSSFSQDNEHKIAPLAYTSTSTDAIANLKKSILSLPKTKIITETNNYLYAEFTSALMGFVDDVEFLLDDEEAKVIQVRSASRLGESDLGVNRKRIETLRAKLNQLLT; encoded by the coding sequence ATGCAAAAAACGGAAACAGGATCGTCATTACTCAATAAAGTGCTTGTAATTATTATATCCTTGCTAGTGGTAACTGCGATCGCGCTCCCGACAACACTCGCCATTTCTGGAGAAAATACAATGTTTGCTGGAAAAAGACCTACTAACCTGGGAGTAAAGTCAGGACAACTTGCACCTTGTCCCAATTCTCCTAACTGTGTCAGCAGTTTCAGTCAAGATAACGAACATAAAATTGCACCTTTGGCATACACTTCTACCTCTACAGATGCAATTGCTAACCTCAAAAAATCAATTCTATCTTTACCAAAAACTAAAATTATCACCGAAACCAATAATTACCTATATGCAGAATTTACTAGCGCTTTAATGGGATTTGTTGATGATGTTGAATTCTTACTAGATGATGAAGAGGCAAAGGTAATCCAAGTCCGTTCAGCTTCCCGTTTAGGAGAGTCTGATTTAGGAGTTAACCGGAAAAGAATAGAAACCCTGAGAGCCAAACTCAACCAACTTTTAACCTAA
- a CDS encoding RNA recognition motif domain-containing protein produces the protein MSIYVGNLSYQVTSEDLTEVFAEYGTVSRVQLPVDRETGRMRGFGFVEMASEAEEAAAIAALDGAEWMGRDLKVNKAKPREDRRSSGGGGWGNNNRSSRRF, from the coding sequence ATGTCTATTTACGTAGGTAATCTTTCCTACCAAGTCACGTCAGAAGACCTGACCGAGGTATTTGCCGAGTACGGCACCGTAAGTCGCGTGCAGTTGCCCGTAGACCGGGAAACTGGACGGATGCGTGGTTTCGGATTCGTGGAAATGGCCAGCGAAGCGGAAGAAGCGGCTGCGATCGCAGCTCTTGATGGCGCTGAGTGGATGGGTCGCGACTTGAAGGTGAACAAGGCTAAGCCTCGCGAAGACCGCCGTTCCTCTGGCGGTGGTGGCTGGGGTAACAACAATCGCTCTTCTCGCCGCTTCTAA
- a CDS encoding glutathione peroxidase, translating to MTSTISEIKVKTIAGEDKQLGEYAGKVLLIVNLASKCGYTPQYAGLEQLNQKYQAAGLRILGFPCNDYGAQEPGTNSEIVQFCTINYGVTFDLFDKVHAKGSEQHPLYAQLTKAVEPKGEVSWNFEKFLVNKQGEVVARFRSSVTPDSPELIAAIERELAK from the coding sequence ATGACCAGCACTATCTCCGAAATCAAAGTAAAAACGATCGCAGGCGAAGACAAGCAACTAGGCGAGTACGCTGGTAAGGTACTCTTGATAGTGAACCTTGCTTCCAAATGCGGCTACACCCCTCAATACGCTGGGTTAGAGCAGTTAAACCAGAAATATCAGGCGGCGGGACTGCGAATTTTAGGATTTCCTTGCAATGACTATGGAGCACAAGAACCTGGTACGAACTCAGAAATTGTCCAATTTTGTACTATCAATTATGGTGTAACTTTTGACCTATTTGACAAAGTACACGCCAAAGGTTCTGAGCAGCATCCTCTTTACGCTCAGCTTACCAAAGCGGTCGAACCAAAAGGGGAAGTTTCATGGAATTTTGAGAAATTCTTAGTCAACAAGCAGGGAGAAGTAGTTGCCAGATTTCGCAGCAGCGTGACTCCCGACTCGCCGGAATTAATCGCGGCCATTGAGCGGGAATTAGCTAAATAG
- a CDS encoding DMT family transporter → MQLHSSSGRWRLGLTLSLLTASLWGVLPIALKVTLQALDVYTVTWFRFLVSFGLLALYLAARQQLPDLQKLRATNMGLMAIAIVFLSANYLLFLIGLSQTSPANTQVLIQLAPVMMGLGALVIFKERYTLHQWIGLGVLTLGFSLFFHEQLTNLISAQSQYLIGSGIVVIAAAVWAVYALAQKQLLQKLPSASIMLILYGGCAILFTPFAAPQLLLTLSPLHWGMLLFCALNTLIAYGAFAEAMDHWEASRVSAVLALTPLVTLFSVWNISAIFPTLIAPEQLTILAVVGAILVVGGSMTIAMGKSR, encoded by the coding sequence ATGCAACTCCACTCTAGTTCAGGTAGATGGCGTTTAGGTCTGACCTTATCGCTTTTAACTGCATCGCTCTGGGGCGTTTTGCCCATTGCTTTAAAGGTAACGCTACAAGCCCTAGATGTTTATACCGTTACTTGGTTTCGTTTTCTAGTATCCTTTGGACTATTAGCCTTATATTTAGCCGCCCGCCAGCAATTACCAGACTTGCAAAAATTGCGGGCAACAAATATGGGATTGATGGCAATCGCAATTGTATTTCTATCAGCTAACTACCTGCTATTTCTAATCGGATTATCCCAAACTTCACCTGCTAACACTCAAGTTTTAATTCAATTAGCTCCCGTGATGATGGGATTGGGAGCCTTAGTTATTTTTAAAGAACGTTATACTCTACATCAATGGATTGGTTTAGGAGTATTAACCCTCGGTTTTTCACTCTTCTTTCACGAGCAATTAACCAATTTAATTTCAGCACAAAGTCAATATCTAATTGGCAGCGGTATAGTCGTAATTGCAGCCGCAGTGTGGGCTGTTTATGCCCTAGCTCAAAAGCAACTTCTGCAAAAATTACCCTCTGCAAGTATTATGCTCATTCTCTACGGAGGCTGTGCTATATTATTCACTCCCTTTGCTGCACCCCAATTATTGCTTACACTCAGCCCTTTACATTGGGGAATGCTACTTTTTTGTGCATTAAATACTCTAATTGCTTACGGAGCTTTTGCAGAAGCAATGGATCACTGGGAAGCCTCACGAGTGAGTGCAGTGCTGGCTTTAACACCTTTAGTTACGCTGTTTTCAGTCTGGAATATTTCGGCTATTTTTCCTACTCTAATCGCACCGGAACAGCTCACAATTCTTGCAGTTGTAGGCGCAATTTTAGTCGTCGGGGGATCGATGACAATCGCGATGGGAAAGTCGCGGTAA
- the msrA gene encoding peptide-methionine (S)-S-oxide reductase MsrA, which translates to MLEKATFAAGCFWGVEETFRDIKGVASTCVGYTGGHWSNPCYLDVCARVTGHAEAVEVEFDCSVVSYEQLLEVFWNCHDPTQLNRQGPDRGEQYRSVIFYRNLEQEQAAIASKRKLQLSGRYDNQIVTKIQPANEFWLAEDYHQQYLYKKRHGIQPST; encoded by the coding sequence ATGCTAGAAAAAGCAACATTTGCCGCTGGTTGTTTCTGGGGTGTTGAAGAAACTTTTCGCGATATCAAGGGTGTCGCTTCGACTTGTGTGGGATATACGGGAGGACACTGGTCAAATCCTTGCTATTTGGACGTTTGTGCTAGAGTTACGGGTCATGCTGAAGCGGTAGAGGTGGAATTTGACTGTAGTGTTGTTAGTTATGAGCAACTCCTAGAGGTATTTTGGAATTGCCACGATCCGACGCAGTTAAATCGGCAAGGGCCAGACAGAGGAGAACAGTACCGTTCTGTTATTTTCTATCGCAATCTAGAACAAGAGCAAGCTGCGATTGCTTCTAAACGGAAGCTCCAACTCTCCGGGAGATATGATAACCAAATTGTGACAAAAATTCAACCAGCAAATGAGTTTTGGTTAGCTGAAGACTACCACCAGCAATATTTATATAAAAAACGGCATGGCATACAGCCGTCAACATAA
- the rpsU gene encoding 30S ribosomal protein S21, producing the protein MTQVVIGENEGIESALRRFKRQVSKAGIFPDMRKHRHFETPLEKRKRKAIARRPKRRFQRSN; encoded by the coding sequence ATGACACAAGTTGTAATAGGCGAAAATGAAGGGATTGAGTCAGCCCTCCGTCGATTTAAGCGGCAAGTTTCCAAAGCGGGCATTTTTCCAGACATGAGAAAGCACCGTCACTTTGAGACTCCCCTGGAAAAGCGCAAGCGTAAAGCGATCGCCAGACGGCCTAAGAGACGTTTTCAGCGTTCCAACTAA
- a CDS encoding VOC family protein, which translates to MQSTQTSPTVMLVPGNLRRVHHIALNVHDMKASRHFYGTILGLHELTGEEVPATLQELVAAGKVANFITSDGTVIDLFWEPELKPPDPNPQQAFTRANHLAFDIDPQLFDSAVEVLYLHKVCIDSGPVSRPTGRGIYFYDPDGFIIEIRCDP; encoded by the coding sequence ATGCAATCTACTCAAACTTCTCCCACAGTTATGCTAGTTCCCGGCAACTTACGGCGGGTACATCACATCGCTTTAAATGTCCACGATATGAAAGCATCCCGCCATTTTTACGGCACAATTTTGGGTCTGCACGAGCTCACAGGCGAAGAGGTTCCTGCAACTTTGCAAGAGTTAGTTGCTGCGGGAAAAGTAGCCAATTTTATTACCTCCGACGGTACTGTTATCGATCTATTTTGGGAACCGGAACTCAAACCGCCAGATCCAAATCCGCAGCAAGCTTTTACCCGTGCCAATCATTTAGCCTTTGACATCGATCCCCAATTATTTGACAGTGCAGTGGAAGTGCTATATTTACATAAAGTTTGCATAGATAGCGGCCCAGTTAGTCGTCCTACAGGACGCGGAATCTACTTCTACGATCCTGATGGATTTATAATAGAAATTAGGTGCGATCCATAG
- a CDS encoding PAS domain S-box protein gives MKFSISHLVKFLWVDRPTRQRGTIILAIPVTCLFASVIAIAWVRDRTLSTRAQIEKSNQVLLQTDRLLKTAVDAETGMRGYGLTQRPEFLDPYLKAKANLPQLLKELRVMVQENPAQLQRFEEIKKSTQQELIFLENTLKSFDSLGREIEMSPQLTNILLKGKLQMDTLRQQINNFVVSQKEFQAIIDEERRHWVDLTNFVQIAALFVGLLGGGASWYLFDRLDRELTNREASLQESKTRIQAVVDNAADGILTLDEQGNIESFNLAAEKIFGWEGKEVIGQNLRKLIAKPAHEDSTGNYLQNFLTNSTAKLNICQQEIQGIRKNGATFPMELAVSEMRLASGRLFIGICRDITERKEAEKTLRKQSQLLDLANDSITVLDLNDDIADWNQGARRLYGWRKSEVMGKNIHTLLQTEFPESLPKIKAAFLRDGAWEGELLHTKQDGSKVTVASRWTLQRDEDGLPLASLQINNDISDRKIAEFALRDSQQMLQLVMDNIPQFIYWKDRDFIYRGCNQNFARILGLKSPTDIIGLTDYDLPIPEEQAEHYRAISRDILETNTPQYHLLKTFTSALPNSSTMWVDVSKVPLTNGEDSVIGIMCSFEDITDRKQAEVAIAESEQRFRSTFEQAAVGIAQTNMEGKLLLVNQKFCDILGYSREELLENKFQNITHPEDLKIELAYINQLLTGELNIYSMEKRFLRKNGELVWGNLTVSLLREQDGGEYLMAVVEDIRERKEAQEALQKRAQELAKTTRILSQTATVLRKRNQELDQFAYVVSHDLKAPLRAIANLSSWIEEDLSEAMTEDTQHQMNLLRGRVHRMEALIDALLQYSRVGRIQTASEIVNVASLLAEIIDSIAPPESLKVEVGSGMPILTTERVLLQQVFANLISNAVKHHSSKSGSVKISLEEKEDFYEFAVTDDGPGIAPQYHDKVFVIFQTLEARDKVENTGIGLSLVKKIVENQGGTIKLESSEGQGATFRFTWPKQPIRKDDE, from the coding sequence ATGAAATTTTCAATATCTCACCTCGTAAAATTTTTGTGGGTAGACCGGCCAACTCGCCAGCGGGGGACAATAATTCTTGCCATTCCCGTAACTTGTCTGTTCGCCTCAGTGATCGCCATTGCCTGGGTGCGCGATCGCACTCTCAGCACAAGAGCCCAGATAGAAAAGAGCAACCAGGTACTACTACAAACTGACCGTTTGCTCAAAACTGCGGTAGATGCTGAGACGGGAATGCGAGGTTACGGTCTGACGCAGCGTCCAGAATTTCTAGACCCGTATTTAAAAGCAAAAGCAAATTTGCCTCAATTGCTCAAAGAACTCAGAGTGATGGTGCAAGAAAATCCAGCACAGTTACAGCGATTTGAAGAAATTAAAAAAAGTACCCAGCAAGAATTAATTTTTTTGGAAAATACGCTCAAAAGTTTTGATAGTTTAGGCAGAGAAATTGAAATGTCGCCTCAACTAACTAACATTCTGCTCAAAGGCAAATTGCAGATGGATACCCTGCGGCAGCAAATTAATAATTTTGTTGTCAGTCAGAAAGAGTTCCAGGCTATTATAGATGAAGAAAGACGGCATTGGGTCGATCTCACCAATTTTGTACAAATAGCCGCTTTATTTGTCGGTTTGCTTGGCGGCGGAGCTTCCTGGTATTTATTTGACCGTTTAGACAGGGAATTAACAAACCGAGAAGCTAGTTTGCAAGAGAGTAAAACTCGCATTCAAGCAGTGGTAGACAACGCCGCTGATGGTATTCTCACCTTGGACGAGCAGGGTAATATTGAGTCATTCAATCTCGCTGCTGAGAAGATTTTTGGCTGGGAAGGGAAAGAAGTCATTGGTCAGAATCTCAGGAAACTAATAGCTAAGCCTGCCCACGAAGATAGCACGGGGAATTATCTTCAAAACTTTTTAACAAATTCTACTGCAAAACTCAACATTTGTCAGCAAGAAATCCAGGGAATCCGCAAAAATGGGGCAACCTTCCCAATGGAGTTAGCGGTGAGCGAAATGCGGCTAGCTTCGGGGCGACTATTTATTGGGATTTGTCGCGATATTACCGAGCGCAAAGAAGCTGAAAAAACCCTCCGCAAACAATCGCAACTGTTAGATTTAGCGAATGATTCGATTACAGTGCTTGACCTAAATGATGATATTGCTGATTGGAATCAGGGAGCTAGAAGGCTCTACGGATGGCGGAAATCGGAAGTAATGGGAAAGAATATTCACACGCTTTTGCAAACAGAATTTCCTGAATCTCTACCCAAAATTAAGGCAGCATTTCTACGGGATGGAGCTTGGGAAGGCGAACTCCTACACACTAAGCAAGATGGTTCAAAAGTAACAGTAGCAAGCCGTTGGACTTTGCAACGGGACGAAGATGGTCTTCCCTTAGCTAGCTTACAAATAAATAACGATATTAGCGATCGCAAAATCGCGGAATTTGCATTGCGAGATTCTCAGCAAATGTTGCAATTAGTGATGGACAACATTCCGCAGTTTATCTACTGGAAAGACAGAGATTTTATCTATCGAGGTTGTAATCAAAACTTTGCCCGTATTCTTGGTTTAAAAAGTCCCACAGATATCATCGGACTGACAGATTACGATTTGCCTATTCCCGAAGAACAAGCTGAACACTACCGCGCAATCAGCCGCGACATTCTCGAAACTAATACTCCCCAATATCACTTACTTAAAACTTTTACTTCTGCACTGCCAAATAGCTCGACAATGTGGGTTGATGTTAGCAAAGTTCCTCTGACAAATGGGGAAGATAGTGTAATCGGAATTATGTGTAGTTTCGAGGATATCACCGACCGCAAACAGGCTGAGGTGGCTATTGCTGAAAGCGAGCAACGTTTCCGGTCTACTTTTGAGCAGGCGGCTGTGGGAATAGCCCAGACAAATATGGAAGGCAAGTTACTGTTGGTTAATCAAAAGTTTTGCGATATTTTGGGTTACAGTCGGGAAGAACTGCTAGAAAATAAGTTTCAGAATATTACTCATCCAGAGGACTTAAAAATTGAGCTGGCCTATATAAACCAACTGTTAACAGGGGAACTTAATATCTATTCGATGGAAAAGCGTTTTCTCCGCAAAAATGGGGAATTAGTATGGGGCAATTTGACTGTTTCCCTACTACGCGAGCAAGATGGTGGCGAATACTTAATGGCAGTTGTTGAAGATATCAGAGAGCGTAAAGAAGCTCAAGAAGCACTACAAAAACGCGCTCAAGAATTGGCAAAGACAACTAGAATATTAAGTCAAACAGCAACAGTTTTGAGAAAGCGAAATCAGGAATTAGATCAATTTGCTTATGTCGTTTCCCATGATTTGAAAGCGCCGCTAAGAGCAATTGCCAACCTTAGTAGTTGGATAGAAGAAGACCTCAGCGAAGCGATGACTGAGGATACTCAACATCAAATGAATCTATTGCGGGGTCGAGTTCACCGTATGGAAGCTTTGATCGATGCACTACTACAATATTCCCGCGTCGGACGCATCCAAACAGCCTCAGAAATTGTAAATGTGGCAAGTTTATTAGCAGAAATTATCGATTCTATCGCGCCGCCAGAGAGTTTGAAGGTGGAAGTCGGATCGGGAATGCCAATATTGACGACAGAAAGGGTATTATTACAGCAAGTTTTTGCTAATCTAATTAGTAATGCAGTCAAACATCACAGCAGCAAATCGGGTTCTGTGAAAATATCCCTTGAAGAGAAGGAAGATTTTTACGAGTTTGCTGTAACGGATGATGGCCCTGGAATTGCTCCTCAATATCATGATAAAGTTTTTGTCATCTTCCAAACTTTGGAAGCTCGCGATAAAGTTGAAAATACAGGCATTGGTTTATCGCTAGTGAAAAAAATTGTAGAAAATCAAGGGGGAACTATTAAACTCGAATCGAGTGAAGGTCAAGGAGCAACATTTCGCTTTACCTGGCCAAAACAACCTATTCGGAAGGATGATGAGTAA
- a CDS encoding ATP-binding protein: MQEEELSKEQLILEVLRLRSEITELKSERADLEILLETTTEHSDRVEAQLQGFAESVLRESEERFRAIAQATPVPVLIARVADGKILYANAQFSALLGISLEDLIDRYTPDFYWDRSDREKVLDALSRDGYVQNWEMQAKKVDGTPFWVMVSVQPLTFSGQPAALFALYDLTKRKAGEQVLLNSERRLRRQSLALLELGRERTLNSGDLNAAIREITETAAHTLEVDKVSLWLYNDFRFTVRSAESQIDLGLGVSADSQTEANTALLAKNLDEQPYFVKSKKPNLKLVCLDLYERSSDRHWNRLEISTSDLRAGFLDTSLENAEEHFGLPLPETLLAQNSLKELYSKEAEIFSPRPTDESANSSTLNVPIRLGGQIVGIVSHEHIGPPRQWALEERTFADSLANLVALAIEGFERQRAQQALSKAKQELELTVENRTVQLKSANKLLRFEIAERKRAEVALQEALHKAEAASRAKSTFLANMSHELRTPLNAIIGYSEMLEELASDEGLEDLLPDIQKIRSAGKHLLTLINDILDLSKIEAGKMELYLESFDLADLVGDVIATLHPLAHKNSNKLEVSCCSDLGVVFTDLTKVRQILFNLLSNALKFTENGTVRLSATREMGSNSDWVYLCVADTGIGMSVEQQQCLFEVFNQGDASTTRKYGGTGLGLAISRRFCQMMGGDITVESELGVGSTFTVHLKAKIENKVE, from the coding sequence ATGCAGGAAGAAGAATTGTCAAAGGAACAGCTAATTTTGGAGGTTTTACGTCTGCGCTCGGAAATTACTGAGCTTAAGAGTGAAAGAGCTGACCTGGAAATCTTGCTGGAGACTACTACTGAACACTCCGATCGCGTGGAAGCTCAACTGCAAGGGTTTGCAGAGTCGGTATTGCGGGAGAGCGAAGAGCGATTTCGAGCGATCGCCCAAGCAACTCCCGTACCAGTGCTGATCGCTCGCGTGGCCGACGGGAAGATACTCTATGCCAACGCTCAATTTTCTGCTCTCCTGGGCATATCCCTTGAAGACTTGATCGATCGCTATACTCCAGATTTTTACTGGGATCGGAGCGATCGCGAGAAGGTACTCGACGCACTTTCGCGAGACGGGTACGTTCAGAATTGGGAAATGCAAGCCAAAAAAGTAGACGGTACACCGTTCTGGGTAATGGTATCCGTCCAACCCCTGACCTTCAGCGGTCAACCAGCGGCACTATTTGCCCTCTACGACCTCACTAAGCGCAAAGCGGGCGAACAAGTCCTGCTCAACAGTGAAAGACGGCTCCGCCGTCAGAGTCTGGCACTATTGGAACTTGGCAGAGAAAGGACTCTTAACTCTGGGGATCTCAATGCTGCAATTCGCGAAATCACTGAAACGGCCGCCCACACCCTAGAAGTAGATAAAGTCAGCCTGTGGCTATATAACGATTTTAGATTTACCGTTCGTTCCGCAGAGTCTCAAATAGATTTAGGATTGGGCGTGAGTGCAGATAGCCAAACAGAGGCCAATACTGCTTTGCTGGCAAAAAATTTAGACGAACAGCCTTATTTTGTGAAGTCTAAAAAGCCTAATCTAAAATTAGTTTGCCTCGACCTCTACGAACGTAGTAGCGATCGCCACTGGAACCGTTTAGAAATCTCGACCAGCGATTTGAGAGCTGGCTTTTTAGATACCTCCTTAGAGAATGCTGAGGAGCATTTCGGATTGCCTCTGCCTGAGACACTTCTGGCTCAAAACTCTTTAAAGGAATTGTACTCAAAAGAAGCAGAAATCTTCTCTCCAAGGCCTACAGACGAGAGCGCGAACTCATCAACTTTAAATGTACCAATTCGGCTAGGCGGCCAGATCGTGGGCATAGTTTCCCACGAACATATCGGCCCTCCCCGTCAGTGGGCCTTGGAGGAGCGCACTTTTGCTGATTCTCTAGCGAATTTGGTTGCCTTAGCAATAGAAGGCTTTGAACGGCAGAGAGCGCAGCAGGCATTATCTAAGGCGAAGCAGGAACTAGAACTAACTGTCGAAAATCGCACTGTTCAGCTCAAGAGTGCTAATAAGTTACTCCGATTCGAGATTGCTGAGCGCAAAAGAGCGGAAGTAGCTTTGCAAGAAGCACTGCACAAAGCAGAAGCAGCTTCCAGAGCAAAAAGCACTTTCTTAGCTAATATGAGCCACGAGTTGCGAACTCCTCTGAATGCCATTATTGGTTACAGCGAAATGTTAGAAGAATTAGCCTCTGATGAAGGGCTTGAAGATTTGCTCCCCGATATTCAAAAAATTCGCAGTGCTGGCAAACATTTGCTAACTTTGATTAACGATATCCTTGACCTATCTAAAATTGAAGCAGGTAAAATGGAACTTTACCTGGAGAGTTTTGACCTTGCGGATTTGGTCGGTGATGTCATCGCCACTCTGCATCCCCTAGCTCACAAAAACTCCAATAAATTGGAAGTGTCTTGCTGTAGCGATCTAGGAGTAGTGTTCACTGACTTAACTAAGGTGCGGCAAATTCTTTTTAACTTACTCTCTAATGCCCTTAAGTTTACTGAAAATGGAACTGTGCGGCTAAGTGCAACTCGCGAAATGGGTAGCAATAGTGATTGGGTTTATTTATGCGTAGCTGATACGGGTATTGGTATGTCAGTGGAACAACAGCAGTGTTTGTTTGAGGTCTTCAATCAAGGAGATGCTTCGACAACGCGCAAGTATGGTGGTACCGGACTCGGATTGGCGATTAGCCGTCGCTTTTGCCAGATGATGGGGGGTGATATTACAGTGGAAAGCGAGTTGGGGGTGGGTTCTACTTTTACTGTTCACCTTAAGGCAAAAATAGAAAATAAAGTTGAGTAA